From Acidothermus cellulolyticus 11B, a single genomic window includes:
- a CDS encoding proton-conducting transporter membrane subunit, giving the protein MIELLIAGFACLAGAIVWDLVVPIRVGPARMGGPLLAAAGSALFVVLGARAMTGRQMTADLHRLLALPVGGLRVDHLAGLFLVICFGVAVPVLLAVAEWARRGLRRHGIGGGIALLLAAAALVIAADDVFVLVGGWELLSLAFYLLAGAPQRSGGGRAAMTAFSFGKIGGGLLLVGFLLLAAPQQGPGGWRFADLAVHLGPRHDIAYALLVAGFASKVGLLPFHVWVPPTYAAAVGPVRALLAGAAVNVGFYGLYRTAALLGRPPVWLVVAVLVVAGITAILGIAHAAVQTHLMRVIAYSSVENAGLILAGYGVALAGWYVGQPRLVAVGLLAATLQVIAHAAAKALLFVSAAGPERHVGSDDLDELVGIGRRLPASGAGLAIGSITLAGLPLTAGFVSEWFLLEALMQQFRLTGLAVKVAMAVAGALVALTTGFAGVTFVRLFGFVVLGKRNGQAATNRERGDLGWLGGSAVAILSLVCLATAAIAPEVIRFIAAGLDPLVGRDLVTQALNGPWVLQPVFADFSILSPSWLWIVLPGFLALAAGIGLTGSRLAMLRVRRVPAWRSATGGVAGHDRYTAFGYTNPTRKLLAGLLLTRTELRALEAATGGRAGSGQRGVGDVQLGYTSDVVEAVGAFLYRPLIRWTRRVVAGVKRLQSGRLEAYLAYMLAALIALLAAVAGMGHR; this is encoded by the coding sequence ATGATCGAACTGCTGATCGCTGGATTTGCCTGCTTGGCCGGGGCAATCGTCTGGGATCTCGTCGTACCGATCCGGGTCGGTCCGGCGCGGATGGGCGGCCCGCTTCTCGCGGCCGCCGGATCCGCGCTCTTCGTCGTTCTCGGGGCCCGCGCGATGACCGGCCGTCAGATGACCGCCGACCTCCACCGCCTTCTCGCGCTGCCCGTCGGCGGGTTGCGGGTCGACCACCTCGCCGGCCTCTTCCTGGTGATCTGCTTCGGCGTCGCCGTCCCTGTCCTGCTGGCGGTCGCCGAGTGGGCGAGACGCGGGCTCCGCCGCCACGGAATCGGCGGAGGCATCGCGCTCCTCCTGGCCGCCGCCGCACTGGTCATAGCAGCGGACGACGTCTTCGTCCTCGTCGGCGGGTGGGAGCTGCTGTCGCTGGCCTTCTACCTGCTCGCGGGTGCGCCGCAGCGCTCCGGCGGCGGTCGGGCGGCGATGACCGCGTTCTCCTTCGGGAAGATCGGCGGTGGCCTGCTCCTGGTGGGATTCCTGCTGCTGGCCGCGCCGCAACAGGGTCCCGGCGGCTGGCGGTTCGCCGACCTCGCCGTCCACCTCGGCCCGCGGCACGACATCGCGTACGCCCTGCTCGTCGCCGGGTTCGCGAGCAAGGTTGGGCTGCTGCCGTTTCACGTGTGGGTGCCGCCCACCTACGCCGCGGCGGTCGGCCCGGTCCGCGCGCTGCTTGCCGGCGCGGCCGTCAACGTGGGCTTCTACGGTCTGTACCGGACGGCGGCGCTGCTCGGACGCCCACCCGTCTGGCTGGTGGTTGCCGTCCTGGTGGTCGCCGGCATCACCGCGATCCTGGGCATCGCGCATGCCGCGGTTCAGACGCACCTGATGCGCGTAATTGCTTACTCCAGCGTGGAGAATGCCGGGCTGATTCTCGCCGGTTACGGGGTGGCGCTGGCCGGTTGGTACGTCGGCCAACCCCGGCTGGTCGCCGTTGGGTTGCTTGCCGCGACGCTGCAGGTCATCGCTCACGCCGCGGCGAAGGCGCTGCTCTTCGTATCGGCGGCCGGTCCTGAGCGGCACGTCGGAAGCGACGACCTCGACGAGCTGGTCGGCATCGGACGGCGACTGCCGGCCTCCGGCGCGGGACTCGCGATCGGTTCGATCACATTGGCGGGATTGCCGCTGACCGCAGGCTTCGTCTCCGAATGGTTCCTCCTCGAGGCGCTCATGCAGCAGTTCCGGCTCACCGGCCTGGCCGTCAAGGTGGCGATGGCGGTCGCGGGTGCTCTCGTTGCGCTGACCACCGGCTTTGCCGGCGTGACGTTCGTCCGGCTCTTCGGATTCGTCGTCCTGGGCAAGCGCAACGGCCAAGCCGCAACCAATAGAGAACGCGGTGATCTCGGCTGGCTTGGCGGATCAGCCGTCGCAATACTCAGCCTGGTCTGCCTCGCGACGGCCGCCATAGCGCCCGAGGTGATCCGCTTCATCGCGGCCGGACTGGATCCGCTCGTCGGGCGTGACCTGGTGACGCAAGCGCTCAACGGACCATGGGTGCTGCAGCCGGTCTTCGCCGACTTTTCGATCCTCTCCCCGAGCTGGCTGTGGATCGTTCTTCCCGGGTTCCTCGCGCTGGCCGCCGGAATCGGTTTGACGGGATCCCGGCTGGCCATGCTTCGAGTCCGCCGAGTACCGGCATGGCGATCGGCGACCGGCGGGGTGGCCGGCCATGACCGGTACACGGCGTTCGGGTACACCAACCCGACACGGAAACTGCTTGCCGGGTTGCTGCTCACGCGCACGGAGCTGCGGGCGCTGGAAGCGGCGACCGGCGGCCGGGCCGGGTCGGGACAGCGGGGAGTGGGCGACGTCCAGCTTGGATACACCAGCGACGTCGTCGAAGCGGTCGGCGCCTTCCTCTACCGGCCGTTGATCCGGTGGACGCGCCGGGTCGTGGCTGGGGTGAAACGGCTGCAATCGGGCC